In Oncorhynchus nerka isolate Pitt River linkage group LG21, Oner_Uvic_2.0, whole genome shotgun sequence, the genomic window tTAGAGAGGTGACAAAAAATGACAAAGGGATTACCTGGAACGTGAGTAGCTTTCACACTTGTGTCAGTACAGTACTTACAGTGTCTCCATCTTCAGGATGTATTGTCGTCTTCATCTTATAAACTTTAATGATGTCATCACTGTTAATCAGGACGTTTGATTGACATCCTGCATGGGCGGGGCCAGCGTGGCCTCCAGGCCTTCATGGAGTCTTTGGAGTTCTACCACCCCGAGCAATACACTCAGCTCACTGGACAACAGCCCACCCAGCGCTGCTCCATCATCTTGGGTGAGGATTTGTCCCCAAATATCCCCCTTCCACTCCTGTATGACCTGTGTTCCCCCATTTACATCCACTGCTGTTTCCCCACCAGATGAGGAGGGTCCAGAGGGCCTGACTCAGTTCCTGCTGCTTGAGGTGCGTAAGCTGAGGGAGCAGCTGCGGGGGAGCCAAGTGTGTGAGCGCCGCCTGTCCCAGCGTTGCCGTGTGGCCGAGGAGGAGCGCAGCAGGGCTGAACGCAAGACACTGGACCTACGACATGACCGGCTGCAGATGGAGAGGTACACCACACGGAACCACATATACAGGGCTTAAAGCACTGTGAGACAAATGACAGTATGAGAAGCATTAAAGTTTGATTCATTGAACTTCACAGGTAAAACCACACAAACATCTGGTTGTTATCCACAGGGCCCAACAATGTGCACTACACCCAAGGTGAATGACCGTATTTAGACCGGAATTTGAAACATCGAGAATGATATACATAAACTACATTCATGATGAGCCATGGTCCATGGCTGTCATACATTTCTTTAATAGGGATGTACAGTTTCTATGTCCAGTGTACTGAGAGCTGGCTGAATGTGTCTCCCACAGGCTGCGTCaggactgggaggcaggcagcaGGGAGCTGGGCCGGCTGAAGGACAGACACCTGGAACAGGCTGTGAAATACTCTCGTGCCCTGGAGGATCAGGCCAAGGCCTCCGCACGTGAGAGAGAGCTACTGGAAcaggtatagagaggagagggggacaaggGGTCTGATGGGTTGttgaaggagagggagggtgacTGGGACAGAAGAAAGCAGCTGGTGAAAGATAAAAGGATGTTTTTTTGAAAGAGCTGTTGGGACATGCCTTTATAGGAAGCCTTTCCCTGGTAGGATTCCCTTGTAATACTCTTACTCAACCTTTTCTACAGATGGAGCAGCTGAAGACCAGACTGATGGCAGAGAAAGAGACTGACAGTAGTCCTGTCTCTATTGCTCCAGTCAGAAGGAACAGGAGTGTCGCCCATCGGACGAACGACGCCCCCGCTGTTCCCGAGAAGAGGGAGAAGCCACTGCAGCACATTGACATTCAGAAGTCAGGTCACATTGAAACACAGGTAGAGCCACCACTCAGAGTGAATCTGATTCAGGTCACATTGAAACACAGGTAGAGCCATCACTCAGAGTGAATCTGATTCAGGTCACATTGAAACACAGGTAGAGCCATCACTCAGAGTGAATCTGATTCAGGTCACATTGAAACACAGGTAGAGCCACCACTCAGAGTGAATCTGATTCAGGTCACATTGAAACACAGGTAGAGCCATCACTCAGAGTGAATCTGATTCAGGTCACATTGAAACACAGGTAGAGCCATCACTCAGAGTGAATCTGATTCAGGTCACATTGAAACACAGGTAGAGCCATCACTCAGAGTGAATCTGATTCAGGTCACATTGAAACACAGGTAGAGCCATCACTCAGAGTGAATCTGATTCAGGTCACATTGAAACACAGGTAGAGCCACCACTCAGAGTGAATCTGATTCAGGTCACATTGAAACACAGGTAGAGCCACCACTCAGAGTGAATCTGATTCAGGTCACATTGAAACACAGGTAGAGCCACCACTCAGAGTGAATCTGATTCAGGTCACATTGAAACACAGGTAGAGCCACCACTCAGAGTGAATCTGATTCAGGTCACATTGAAACACAGGTAGAGCCATCACTCAGAGTGAATCTGATTCAGGTCACATTGAAACACAGGTAGAGCCATCACTCAGAGTGAATCTGATTCAGGTCACATTGAAACACAGGTAGAGCCACCACTCAGAGTGAATCTGATTCAGGTCACATTGAAACACAGGTAGAGCCATCACTCAGAGTGAATCTGATTCAGGTCACATTGAAACACAGGTAGAGCCACCACTCAGAGTGAATCTGATTCAGGTCACATTGAAACACAGGTAGAGCCACCACTCAGAGTGAATCTGATTCAGGTCACATTGAAACACAGGTAGAGCCACCACTCAGAGTGAATCTGATTCAGGTCACATTGAAACACAGGTAGAGCCATCACTCAGAGTGAATCTGATTCAGGTCACATTGAAACACAGGTAGAGCCACCACTCAGAGTGAATCTGATTCACCCTCTGAGTTTGTGATGTTTTCCCGCTCCGACGGTGCTGCTCTAACTCTTGTATTGTTCCGTTTTGACCTCAGGCTCTGTTGGACATCCTGAAGCAGGACCGCAGGGAGGCAGCAGAGCAGAGACACGAGCTGTGTGGCAACATCGCCAGATTACAGGGAGAGCTGGAGAGCTCTGAGGATTTCAGGGACAAGGTGAGAGCAGAGAAAGAGCCTATTCACGCCATTCTGTCCCATTATTCACTCTCAGAAGTCACTGAGCTGGTGACCGTTTTTCAAGTTGTCTTTGTTAAGGTTTCATAAAGTGTTAAAACATGCCTCTTGTATATCAACACAATTGTATTATTCTGTCTttgatggtatggtgtgttgtgttgtgaagcTGGAGTCTCAGTGTGAGCAGCTGCAACTGAAGGTGAGGACTCTGCAGCTGGACTGGGAGACGGAACAGAAAAGGAGCATTTCCTACTTCAACCAGATTATGgagctggagaaggagagggaccagGTCAGTAGGTCTGAGTAAGGATACGGGTTAGAATCAACGAATCAATGTACGGTAAGGTTTCTGTTGGTTTAAATAGTTCATGGCTGTTTGGACACTGAATGCATATGCACAGAGGAATGTTGAGGTCGGAGTGTTTGAGGCCTTTTTGCACCATTACTCACCGTAATACATCATTTTTGTCTAGTCGCGCAGGTGTTTCCACTACTCAGTGTCTCCCCcactcagtgtctgtctgtctcctcataACTCATCTCTCTGgcaccttctctcctcctccctctgataCTGTAAATCCTTCAGGCTCTGCGCAGTCGAGACAGCCTGCAGTTGGAGTATACTGACTGCCTATTGGACAAGAACCGCCTGCGTAAACGCATCGCAGAGCTTCAGGCCAATCtagagcagcagcagagagagctggagaaagagaaggacaggAGCAGGGAGCAGAGTTCTCCCTGTATGCACTGTGTGAGtctcagctactgtatgtacacaCATACTGTGTACACACTTTTGAATATACTTGCACAACACAAGTGTGTTTTCCCTATTCTGTCAGTTTCACACACTCACAAAAATATGATAATCAAATTACAGTGTGGACCTGTTAGCCTTCTCCTGTACTCTTCTAACGtgattgtctctctgtccctctcctagTCTCACCTGTCTCTGTGCAGCGAAGACCAGTGCTACGGGCCCTGCTGCTCCCTAGACCTCAGCCCTCTGCCCAACGGCACTCACCAGCTGCTCTGCAAGGTCAGAGTTCATCGCCATCTTATCATCTTCATTGGCAGCAGCTAGAATATTAGCAACGTTGTAGTGTTACCATCAACAGCAGCCACAACATTTATCTCTTCATAATCATGTGATAGATAGTCCTTGAGGAGTGTGGCAGTGTTGCTGTCCAACCTGTCTTTTCATTTGACTCATTCACAGAGTTAAGTAGGTACCATTGAGCTGAtccccataataataatgatCATTTTACTTGGCATGGTTATTCATGGTCTACTTACAGAGAATAATAGTTTTTAGATCAGGGTGAAGCAACTCATGTGTGCTAATTAGGTCACATTGTTGTTTTGCATGGAGTTAGAGATATGATGTttcatgtattgtttatttcacttttgttttttttacctACTTCActtctttggcaatgttaacatatgtttcccatgccaataaagccccttgaactgAATTGATGTTGCCAGAGAGGAATCTGTGTAACTGTCAGCATGTTGGTACCTGTAGGATACCTTTCAGTGAACAGATGTTGATGATGTCTCTGTTTTCATTTCTGTGTCACAGTCTCCCTCTACAGACCAAACCCATGACCACTCCGAAGGTAAGCCTATatttcaattcaaatcaaatgttatttgtcacatacacctaATACAACAGACCTGCAGtaaaattcttacttacaagcccttaactaacaatgcagttttaagaaaaataccaacaaaaataagaaataaaagtaataaataataaaagagcagcagtaaaataacaatagtgaggctaaatacagggggtagagTTGAGATGaatgcagtggttcccaaccaggggtacttggcctatccaaaGGGgttacttgagaagactcataaGACCATAGGCTTACTGGTAAATGCAGACGAGGGGTACTTTAAGGGTACTCTGGGCAGAGCAAAATATACTTGGTGGTACAGTAacggaaaaaggttgggaacaaCTGGATTAGGGGATTGGGGTTTTGCAAGGATAGCATTGAAGAAAAGAGCATTCCTGAGTTGATCCCTCTTTTTTTCATGTTTGCTTTATTTATTCTACATTTTTACACCACTGTAGCTGACAAAGGATTACCCGTGTATTTGAACTACTGTTTGAATAAGACATGGTAGAAATAGGCATggccaaaacatttttttttatatttaaaaaaaaaatttttttacaaCTTTGATGAGAGAGGATAGGCTTAGACTTCTAAATACTTTCTTTTGTCTGCAGGTTCCCGCTCAAACTCAGAGGAGAATCTCTTGACAGCAGTGAGTGGTTACATTACTCCACAACACTTTGTGACATGCCAACATATCAAAGCATCATGTCTCATCTAGCATTCATCTGTATTATATTAACAAGTGTATTTTTCTCACTGATTAGTGTAGCTGTGAATACACGCAGTATATGTGGATTGTTGAATAATTAATTCACTTTTTCAAGTTGTCAAGGAGACAATGAATAGGTTTAAATTGTGGGCCTGCATCGATGCTTTAGTCATTCTCTATTTCCCTTCTTGTTTGTGTCCTGTGTGTTttacagacagtggacagtgaaAGGGATGTTAACAGGCTCTCCatcttccccttccctccctgCATGAACTCCATCAACCGCAGGGTCAACATAGAGTATGTCATACCCATAGAATTAGGAAATAGAAGTATTATTAATTTAATAGGATATCTATGGTCATACCATAGCAGATCAACTTTTACATTGTTCTCTGATATGGATATATCACTCTCTTAAATCCCATGTTATGCTGTACATGCATTTAAAACTAAATAAATGATGATAAACTCCTCTGTTTTCTTATCCCTTTACAGGTTTGACCTGGACTCCTGGGGCAGTGATGAGAATGAGAACCTCACAGGTTTGGTTCAGCTCAGtacatccctcctgtctgtctaaGTCTGGAGCTACCTGTAATACCTGTAACTCCGGCTAAGTATAGATGTGTGTAGTGATGTCTCATTATATTGTGTTTCAGGAGTCCAGAGTGAGGTCTCCCTGTCGAACTCCTGTAGCTCCCTGCATTCCCACTTCTTCCCCCCTGACCTCATCAACCTGCCCCCTGTCCCACCTCACAAACCCAACTACAGCAGTCTCGGGTAGGTCTCCATCTCTGTGCTGCCTACATCAGGGCAGCTAATCCAACGTAGTGTAGGTACACATGCTAACCATTCATGGTGTGAGATATAATCTTAACTGTATACTGATAAGTGTAATTACAATCTCTCTTTCCAATTTCTCTTTCAGTTTCGTGCCCCTGTCCCCCGTCCCTAGTCCCCCCACTACGCCCAAAAGAGGAAGAGGCAGCCTGGCAGATGACATCACCATCATTGGGGGCAACCGCACAGGCATCTTTGTTAGCAGCGTCAGAGCTGGTTCTCCTGCTGAGCAGTGTGGTCTGAAGGAGGGCAGTGAGTTACTGGAGGTGAGAAACCGAGGcatacagacagatggacaggcaAACAGATAGTAGAAAATCAGCCACACAGGACTGGGTataactgtctctctcctccctgcccagctGGAGAAGGTTCTGTTTGGTGGGGGCAGTGTACTGATGGGCCAGTGCACTGGAGAGGTGGCACACTTCTCTCTGCAGTGGTGGACAGAGCCCTCTTCTCTCAaacaccagaccaacacagagGGTAAAGTTCTCTGAGACTGCTTTTACAGTTGTTTTCCTTGACTGATGTGCTTTTTCagtacagtacacctttatagTGTATGATCTTGGCCTTTATCCAGGCATCAGACTGTTTATAGAACCAAAAAAGATAAAACAATCGAGTGTGTGTAACTAACTGCCCACCCCTTTTCCTCTTCTCAGCCTACTCCAAGTTATGTGCCCAGCTCCCTTCTCCTACCTTCCACGGTGCTGACTCCTTCTACGTCCGCGTCAACCTGGACCTGGACCCTCATAGCGACCTGCCCTGTCTGGGGGTGCGCTGTGATGACATAATACACGTCACTGACACCCGTTACAATGGGAAGTACCAGTGGCGCTGCACCCTGGTGAACCCTGGCACAGCCAAGCCCTTGCAGGCGGGGGTCATGCCCAATTACAACAGGTAAGGGAGAGGTGCCATGTACTGTAATAATACCTTTGTGACAGAGTTCGAATTAATGGGTTATATAATGTAAGACATTTTAATAAGCATGAGAAGAAGATTAAACGTTCCATTAATCTATAACAGACAGTTGTGCAAATGTTTAGCTTTGTTAGACTGCACTCATAGACTGCATGGGACACGTAATGATAAATGTGTATCCCCTAAATCTTTCTCTATCTCAGAGCCCAGCAGCTGTTATTGGTGAGGTTACGTACCATAGCCCTGGAGCAGAAGGATTTCAAGAAGAAAGTAAGTCTCCTCTTGTCCCTACTGTGTGTGAATCTCTGGTAACCAAGGGTAACCAGACTACTGATTCCTCCATTCCTCACTGTAGGTATCCAAGAAGGGCTCTGAGCGTGTGCGATTGGTCAAGGCTGTGTCCCCCAGCTGTCGTGGGATTGGTTCCACCCCACAGGTCCTTTACACACTCAGCAACCGTAAGCTCCTCCCATATGACTTTATTGATATTTTTGTTTGTAATTTGAAGACTATGGTAAGATAAAAATGCATgaacttatgtgtgtgtgtgtgtctttgctcAGGTCACGAGGAGCACCTGATTCCTTACAGTATGGTCCAGCCAATACAGGTCAAGACCAAACGGCCTGtcatcttctccccctccctactcTCTCGTGGCCTCATAGAGAGACTGCTTCAGCCAGCAAAGTCTGGACTGGACTTCAACACCTgccaaccaggtacacacacacacacatgcagacacgcaCATGGTTAtttacacactgtcactacacacTCAAATTTCAGAAGCACTATGCTTGTTGTCCTTCTTGCATGGTCGGCTGTGTTTAAAAGTAATTACTTGTAGATATGTTGTCTCTCTACCACTTCTCATGGAGTGATGTATTTCAGAGCCAATCCAGGCCACAGAGAGAAATGATAAGAGTGTTTTCCTGCTAGATGCTTCCACCCCAGAGCAGGCTCTTGGAATCAGTCTGCAGTCTATTCAGGATGTAATAAGCCAGGTATACactctttcattcattcattctctctctctctctctctctctctctctctctctctctctctctctctctctctctctctttcacacacaaacaaacaaacacttcCCATGGGGCAAAAACTGGTTGTGtcaatttgtattttttatttaactaggcaagtcagtcaagaataaattcctatttacaatgacggcctaccccggccaaaccctcctctaacccggacgacgctgggccaattgtgcaccaccctatgggactcccgatcacagccggttgttatacagcctgtaaccagggtctgtagtgacgcctctagcactgagatgcagtgccttagtccgCTGTGGCACTTGGGAGACCCACAATGTTGCTTCCACGATATTTCAATCAAAAaatgttatcaaatcaaatgtatttatatagcccttcgtacatcagctgatatctcaaagtgctgtacagaaacccagcctaaaaccccaaacagcaagcactgCAGGTATAGAAgcaaggtggctaggaaaaactccctaggaagaaacctagagaggaaccaggctatgaggggtggccagtcctcttctggctgtgccgggtggagattataacagaacatggccaagttgttcaaatgttcataaatgaccagcatggtcaaataataataatcacaggcagaacagttgaaactggagcatcagcacggccaggtggactggggacagcaaggagtcatcatgccaggtagtcctgaggcatggtcctagggctcaggccctccgagagagagaaaaagagaattagagagcatacttaaattcacacaggacaccggataagacaggagaagtactccagatataacaaactgaccctagacacaaactactgcagcataaatactggaggctgagacaggaggggtcaggagacactgtggccccatccgatgataccccggacagggccaaacaggaaggatataaccccacccactttgccaaagtacagcccccacaccactaaagggatatcttcaaccaccaacttaccatcctgagacaaggccgagtctagtccacaaagatctctgccacgtcACAACCTAAGggagggcgccaacccagacaggaagatcacatcagtgacttaacccactcaagtgacgcacccctcctagggacggcatgaaagagcaccagtaaaagccagtgactcagcccgtgtaatagggttagaggcagagaatcccagtggaaagaggggaaccggccaggcagagacagcaagggcggttcgttgctccagaaccttttcgttcaccttcacactcctgggccagactacactcaatcatatgacccactgaagagatgagttttcagtaaagacttaaaggttgagaccgagtttgcgtctcttttTTGCGTTATGTAATGATGTTTAATTGACGTGGAAAAGATTTtatctaaatccaatgacatggtgacattttttgttgatttcacattgaattcatgttagttgacaactacacctaatgtaaatcaaaactagatgttgaactgatgtctgtgcccagtgggttaccTCCCCATATCGGTTTCTGTGTCTTGTCTCTCAGGACAAGCACtgtctgttggagctgggcctgagTAGTGTGGAGGGCCTTCTGAGGCAGGGGATCTACCCTATCGTCATTAATATCCGACCCAAGAACAAAAAACACAAGAAGCTAAAGTAGGTGCCTGACTGACtatctgtatttgtgtgtgtttacaaGACACTTTTAGATCATAAGTTATTCTATTTTTGTAGCTGTATGTTCTCTAATCCAATTTATAAACAGTAGTTACAAAGTCTATCTATTTTGCCCCATTGACAGGAAGTTGCTGACCGGGCGAGGGGAGGATGGCGTGATGCAGGAGGTGTGTCAGGCGGACGAGCAGCAGCTGGAGACCCTGCCCCTGCTCTACCACACTTTGGAATCCAGCACCTGGAGCTGCACCGAGGATCTGCTTCTCGCCATACGCAATGTCATCCACAGCCAGCAGAAGGCACTGCTGTGGGTTGAGTTGGAAAGGCTCCAATAGATCCCAATGTTATCGCCCAGTTTTATTGTTGTACTTAGCTAAATTTTATACAATTAAAGATACATTTCACACACACCCATATAGATACCTAGTTCTACCACTGTAAATGTGAAGTTTAATGTTCATATGATGAATTTAACCTTACAAGCTCAGTAGTAACGTGTCTTTATGTTTTAATGTTGTATTTCTTGTCCACCTATGCTAAACATCAGCATTAAACAACCTTCATTAGTTAACAGAGCATCTTTTTTAAATTCTTGAATAATTTATAATAATACATGGAATTTGTATAGCGCTTTTCTAACACCCAAAGACAGTAATATTAGTAGTTAGGGTTTGCCTACATTTGCCTTTGGTCGCTAGTCACAATACAATAGCTTTTGAAAGTTCTTCTAAAATTAAAGTGCATAAACTGCTTTATGGTTAGGAAAAACTTTGGCCTTTAGAATGTTGCTTTCAATACAACTGGAAACTCCGAAAAAACGAGAGCTTAAAGGCGCTGCATGTCAATACGTCGTCTGCATTGACCATACAGTATTTACTGCAATGCGGTATCCGCAAATTTTTGGCGATTTGCAGAGCAGCCCAGAGCTGTtatgaaggaagttgtcaagaaAGTGCGTTTGTGTATATCTAGGAACTCCCCCATCTACTGTCAACTAATCAACCCTCCACTCACTTTGACCTCTGCATGCCTCTGGAGACTCTGAAATTGCGTCACACCATCCATACGGTACCTGAGACCACATTTAGGATCAAGCATGATGATACCGCAGaggtataataatataataatccccaatatttggaaccaaggactgatcaccccaataactaccgtggaatatgcgtcaacagtaaccttgggaaaatcctctgcattatcattaacagcagactcgtacatttcctcaatgaaaacaatgtactgagcaaatgtcaaattggctttttaccaaattaccgtacagcagaccatgtattcaccctgcacaccctaattgacaaccaaacaaaccaaaacaaaggcaaagtcttctcatgctttgttgatttcaaaaaagccttcgactcaatttggcatgagggtctgctatacaaattgatggaaagtggtgttgggggtaaaacaaacgacattataaaatccatgtacacaaacaagtgtgcggttaaaattggcaaaaaacaccaATTTCTTCACACGGGGtagtggggtgagacagggatgcagcttaagccccaccctcttcaacatttatatcaacaaattggcgcgggcactagaaaagtctgcagcacccggcctcaccctactagaatccgaagtcaaatgtctactgtttgctgatgatctggtgcttctgtcaccaaccaaggaaggcctacagcagcacctagatattctgcacagattctgtcagacctgggccctgacagtaaatctcagtaagaccaaaataatggtgttccaaaaaaggtccagtcaccaggaccacaaatacaaattccatctaaacactgttgccctagagcacacaaaaaactatacataccttggcctaaacatcagctccacaggtaacttccacaaagctgtgaacgatctgagagacacgGCAAGGAaggcattctatgccattaaaaggaacataaatttcaacataccaattaggatctggctaaaaatacttgaatcagtcatagagcccattgccctttatggttgtgaggtctgggatccgctcaccaaccaagacttcacaaaatgggacaaacaccaaattgagactctgcatgccgaattctgcaaaaatatcctctgtgtacaacgtaaaacaccaaataatgcatgcagagcagaattaggccgatacccactaatgatcaaaatccagaaaagagccgttaaattctacaaccacctaaaaggaagcgattcccaaaccttccataacaaagccatcacctacagagagatgaacctggagaagagtcccctaagcaaactggtcctggggctctgttcacaaaccccaggacagcagcacaattagacccaaccaaatcatgagaaaacaaaaagataattacttgacacaatggaaagaattaacaaaaaaacaaaaaaactagagcaaactagaatgctatttggccctaaacagagagtacacagcggcagaatacctgaccactgtgattgacccaaacttaaggaaagctttgactatgtacagactcagtgagcatagccttgctattgagaaaggccgccgtaggcagacatggctctcaagagaagacaggctatgtgctcactgcccacaaaatgaggtggaaactgagctgcacttcctaacctcctgcccaatgtatgaccatattagagagacatatttccctcagattacacagatccacaaataattcgaaaacaaatccaattttgataaactcccatatctactgggtgaaattccacagtgtgccatcacagcagcaagatttgtgacctgttgccacgagaaaagggcaaccagtgaagaacaaacaccattgtaaatacaacccatatatatgcttatttatttttacattttgtcctttaaccatttgtacattgttaaaacactgtatatatatatatatatatatatatatatatatatatatataatatgacatttgtaatgtctttattgttttgaaacttctgtatgtgaaatgaaatgtttactgttaatatttattgtttatttcatttttgtatattatctacctcacttgctttggcaatgttaacacgtgttttccatgccaataaagccccttgaattgaattaatAATGCCGAggtcaaaacaactgggaactcggaaaaatacgaggtcaaatcatgacgtcagtgatcctAAGGTTGGAAAGTCGGAGATCTAGAAAGTCCCCCTCGTTCACGAgatggaattccgagttggatgaccg contains:
- the LOC115110882 gene encoding caspase recruitment domain-containing protein 10-like isoform X1, which translates into the protein MSGITVLVKDYDTGQEEGRPVSPFSEECCEELWDRVEGVRHKLTRILNPAKLTPYLRQCKVIDEQDEDEVLNSTQYPLRISKAGRLIDILHGRGQRGLQAFMESLEFYHPEQYTQLTGQQPTQRCSIILDEEGPEGLTQFLLLEVRKLREQLRGSQVCERRLSQRCRVAEEERSRAERKTLDLRHDRLQMERLRQDWEAGSRELGRLKDRHLEQAVKYSRALEDQAKASARERELLEQMEQLKTRLMAEKETDSSPVSIAPVRRNRSVAHRTNDAPAVPEKREKPLQHIDIQKSGHIETQALLDILKQDRREAAEQRHELCGNIARLQGELESSEDFRDKLESQCEQLQLKVRTLQLDWETEQKRSISYFNQIMELEKERDQALRSRDSLQLEYTDCLLDKNRLRKRIAELQANLEQQQRELEKEKDRSREQSSPCMHCSHLSLCSEDQCYGPCCSLDLSPLPNGTHQLLCKSPSTDQTHDHSEGSRSNSEENLLTATVDSERDVNRLSIFPFPPCMNSINRRVNIEFDLDSWGSDENENLTGVQSEVSLSNSCSSLHSHFFPPDLINLPPVPPHKPNYSSLGFVPLSPVPSPPTTPKRGRGSLADDITIIGGNRTGIFVSSVRAGSPAEQCGLKEGSELLELEKVLFGGGSVLMGQCTGEVAHFSLQWWTEPSSLKHQTNTEAYSKLCAQLPSPTFHGADSFYVRVNLDLDPHSDLPCLGVRCDDIIHVTDTRYNGKYQWRCTLVNPGTAKPLQAGVMPNYNRAQQLLLVRLRTIALEQKDFKKKVSKKGSERVRLVKAVSPSCRGIGSTPQVLYTLSNRHEEHLIPYSMVQPIQVKTKRPVIFSPSLLSRGLIERLLQPAKSGLDFNTCQPEPIQATERNDKSVFLLDASTPEQALGISLQSIQDVISQDKHCLLELGLSSVEGLLRQGIYPIVINIRPKNKKHKKLKKLLTGRGEDGVMQEVCQADEQQLETLPLLYHTLESSTWSCTEDLLLAIRNVIHSQQKALLWVELERLQ
- the LOC115110882 gene encoding caspase recruitment domain-containing protein 10-like isoform X2; translation: MSGITVLVKDYDTGQEEGRPVSPFSEECCEELWDRVEGVRHKLTRILNPAKLTPYLRQCKVIDEQDEDEVLNSTQYPLRISKAGRLIDILHGRGQRGLQAFMESLEFYHPEQYTQLTGQQPTQRCSIILDEEGPEGLTQFLLLEVRKLREQLRGSQVCERRLSQRCRVAEEERSRAERKTLDLRHDRLQMERLRQDWEAGSRELGRLKDRHLEQAVKYSRALEDQAKASARERELLEQMEQLKTRLMAEKETDSSPVSIAPVRRNRSVAHRTNDAPAVPEKREKPLQHIDIQKSGHIETQALLDILKQDRREAAEQRHELCGNIARLQGELESSEDFRDKLESQCEQLQLKVRTLQLDWETEQKRSISYFNQIMELEKERDQALRSRDSLQLEYTDCLLDKNRLRKRIAELQANLEQQQRELEKEKDRSREQSSPCMHCSHLSLCSEDQCYGPCCSLDLSPLPNGTHQLLCKSPSTDQTHDHSEGSRSNSEENLLTATVDSERDVNRLSIFPFPPCMNSINRRVNIEFDLDSWGSDENENLTGVQSEVSLSNSCSSLHSHFFPPDLINLPPVPPHKPNYSSLGFVPLSPVPSPPTTPKRGRGSLADDITIIGGNRTGIFVSSVRAGSPAEQCGLKEGSELLELEKVLFGGGSVLMGQCTGEVAHFSLQWWTEPSSLKHQTNTEAYSKLCAQLPSPTFHGADSFYVRVNLDLDPHSDLPCLGVRCDDIIHVTDTRYNGKYQWRCTLVNPGTAKPLQAGVMPNYNRAQQLLLVRLRTIALEQKDFKKKVSKKGSERVRLVKAVSPSCRGIGSTPQVLYTLSNRHEEHLIPYSMVQPIQVKTKRPVIFSPSLLSRGLIERLLQPAKSGLDFNTCQPVMYFRANPGHREK